The following proteins come from a genomic window of Nocardiopsis sp. YSL2:
- a CDS encoding DUF4239 domain-containing protein has translation MLTFFALLAVLAAMVGGAVLAAWRFRIADDFSGGAVGIIIAPCVLSLYLVAAAMAVVIGWEDYKAAEDGLIAEAQAAQELYWSSTAFPEEEGAAVRDHLRTYLTTVVEEDWPRMEARGELSGQGDDDLAALSASVRVLSVSDSGDGLDRLTARQEATELNQARGERADAAGDGIPLVLTVISVTTAVVVAVLPFAMIKQGSRVAYFWAAVNLAFVFATIALLFSMGTPYSGVLANDAGGIEEAIAGFDRADLALGSR, from the coding sequence ATGCTGACGTTCTTCGCCCTTCTCGCTGTCCTGGCCGCGATGGTCGGTGGCGCCGTTCTGGCCGCCTGGCGGTTTCGGATCGCCGACGACTTCTCCGGGGGCGCGGTCGGCATCATCATCGCGCCCTGCGTGCTGTCGTTGTACCTCGTCGCGGCCGCGATGGCCGTGGTGATCGGCTGGGAGGACTACAAGGCGGCCGAGGACGGCCTGATCGCCGAGGCCCAGGCCGCCCAGGAGCTGTACTGGAGTAGCACGGCCTTCCCCGAGGAGGAGGGCGCGGCCGTGCGCGACCACCTGCGCACCTACCTGACCACGGTGGTGGAGGAGGACTGGCCGCGGATGGAGGCCCGTGGAGAGCTGAGCGGGCAGGGGGACGACGACCTCGCCGCCCTGTCCGCCTCCGTGCGGGTGCTGTCGGTGTCCGACAGCGGAGACGGACTGGACCGGCTGACCGCGCGCCAGGAGGCGACCGAGCTCAATCAGGCCCGGGGGGAGCGGGCCGACGCGGCCGGGGACGGGATCCCGCTGGTCCTGACGGTGATCTCGGTGACGACGGCGGTGGTCGTCGCGGTGCTGCCCTTCGCGATGATCAAGCAGGGGTCCCGGGTGGCCTACTTCTGGGCCGCGGTGAACCTGGCGTTCGTGTTCGCCACGATCGCGCTGCTGTTCTCCATGGGCACCCCGTACTCCGGCGTGCTGGCCAACGACGCGGGCGGCATCGAGGAGGCGATCGCCGGCTTCGACCGCGCCGACCTCGCACTGGGGTCCCGGTAG
- a CDS encoding AfsA-related hotdog domain-containing protein, giving the protein MSDALWVVGDACPTALPCPGVRTLGDIHRALSIGELRHVRLVPSLGVGPLDWDHLADRVAGAGLVGSVTLAAPPPRPVARAEVSVPAQEDVVVAAPWIDDGTVEFALAVADGNRVMREHAGRGRQLPGELLVEAAIQGLTWAARALYPVERGQPPVQPVLYGFGFEFHRPLFWLPVTVRITLSETGPPDPRRRPLTAEIAYLQRDRTCARGHVGFQACDPRSVQDTESAQSRAVGAPPARRPGRTAGEGA; this is encoded by the coding sequence TTGTCTGACGCCCTGTGGGTGGTCGGCGACGCCTGCCCCACTGCCCTTCCCTGCCCCGGGGTGCGCACTCTCGGGGACATCCACCGCGCCCTTTCCATCGGCGAACTCCGTCACGTCCGCCTCGTGCCCTCGCTCGGCGTGGGCCCCCTGGACTGGGACCATCTGGCCGACCGGGTCGCCGGAGCGGGCCTGGTCGGCTCGGTCACCCTGGCCGCACCGCCGCCCCGTCCCGTCGCGCGGGCTGAGGTCTCCGTGCCCGCCCAGGAGGACGTGGTCGTGGCCGCGCCCTGGATCGACGACGGCACGGTCGAGTTCGCGCTCGCCGTCGCGGACGGCAACCGCGTCATGCGCGAGCACGCGGGCCGCGGCCGACAACTGCCCGGCGAACTCCTCGTCGAGGCCGCCATCCAGGGGTTGACCTGGGCGGCCAGGGCGCTCTACCCGGTCGAGCGCGGCCAGCCGCCGGTCCAGCCCGTCCTCTACGGCTTCGGGTTCGAGTTCCACCGACCCCTGTTCTGGCTGCCGGTGACCGTACGGATCACGCTCTCCGAGACCGGTCCGCCCGACCCCCGGCGCAGGCCGCTCACGGCCGAGATCGCCTACCTCCAGAGGGACCGCACGTGCGCGCGGGGCCATGTCGGCTTCCAGGCGTGTGACCCGCGCTCCGTCCAGGACACCGAGTCGGCCCAGTCCCGGGCCGTGGGCGCCCCGCCGGCGCGCCGTCCGGGGCGGACCGCTGGGGAGGGGGCGTGA
- a CDS encoding helix-turn-helix domain-containing protein translates to MTATDRLPSRTVRRGRDLLTTREVADLLRVRPVTVALWARAGKVPSVPMGDGGVGHPRDQVLDLVERGDALAEALGALEAVRELALSIGAVAEAADIRRLIDTLRP, encoded by the coding sequence GTGACCGCCACCGACCGGCTCCCGTCCCGGACGGTCCGTCGGGGGCGCGACCTGCTGACCACCCGCGAGGTGGCGGACCTCCTCCGTGTCCGGCCGGTGACCGTGGCCCTGTGGGCGCGGGCCGGGAAGGTGCCCTCGGTGCCGATGGGGGACGGCGGCGTGGGCCACCCGCGCGACCAGGTACTCGACCTGGTGGAACGCGGCGACGCCCTGGCCGAGGCGCTGGGTGCGCTGGAGGCCGTGCGGGAGCTCGCGCTGAGCATCGGCGCGGTGGCCGAGGCCGCCGACATCCGCAGGCTGATCGACACCCTTCGGCCCTGA
- a CDS encoding helix-turn-helix transcriptional regulator, whose translation MRYVERETKPAWRRLGREIVAARRRARKTQGQVARELGVVQSTVSAWERGTRGLQEQQAAELDELFGTSGVVLRAWGRANSPEVLPESYEEVEQLEANVTELREYQPLVFPGLVQTKEYTRALLLDTGPWRSAKEIDQMVEARAKRRRNLDKDPAPVVSIVVEEYVLRRVVGGRRDVLRGQLDTVLALLDAGRFRIQVIPDDADCHPGGSGPFCVYAFPDRPMVASAEHMKGEQFMDDMMQVQHCAMLFGILQSEALSPRLSRDLIRKAKEELDDHT comes from the coding sequence GTGCGCTACGTGGAGCGAGAGACCAAACCCGCCTGGCGGCGGCTGGGCAGGGAGATCGTGGCCGCCCGCAGACGAGCGCGCAAGACGCAGGGCCAGGTGGCGCGGGAGTTGGGCGTGGTGCAGTCGACGGTCTCGGCCTGGGAGCGCGGCACGCGGGGACTCCAGGAACAGCAGGCCGCTGAACTGGACGAGCTCTTCGGCACGTCCGGTGTCGTTCTGCGCGCGTGGGGCCGGGCGAATTCACCCGAGGTACTACCGGAGTCCTATGAGGAGGTCGAGCAGCTTGAGGCGAATGTGACGGAACTGCGCGAGTACCAGCCGCTGGTCTTCCCGGGCCTGGTGCAGACGAAGGAGTACACCAGGGCGCTGCTCCTGGACACCGGCCCCTGGCGCTCGGCCAAGGAGATCGACCAGATGGTCGAGGCGCGGGCCAAGCGCCGGCGCAACCTGGACAAGGATCCGGCCCCGGTCGTGTCGATCGTCGTCGAGGAGTACGTGCTCCGACGCGTGGTCGGCGGTCGGCGCGACGTCCTGCGCGGCCAGCTCGACACCGTCCTCGCCCTGCTCGACGCGGGCCGCTTCCGGATCCAGGTGATCCCGGACGACGCCGACTGCCACCCGGGAGGATCGGGTCCCTTCTGCGTCTACGCGTTCCCCGACCGGCCGATGGTCGCTTCCGCCGAACACATGAAGGGCGAGCAGTTCATGGATGACATGATGCAGGTGCAACACTGCGCCATGCTCTTCGGCATCCTGCAGTCCGAGGCGCTCTCTCCCCGCTTGAGCCGGGATTTGATCAGGAAGGCCAAGGAAGAACTCGATGACCACACGTGA
- a CDS encoding DUF397 domain-containing protein, with translation MTTREPRWHKSSYSAQEGRCVEVAEGSSVLVRDTGHRALGHIPYSTDAWASFLLSLTTNRP, from the coding sequence ATGACCACACGTGAGCCCCGTTGGCACAAGAGCAGCTACAGCGCCCAGGAAGGCCGTTGCGTCGAGGTGGCCGAGGGATCGAGCGTCCTCGTCCGGGACACCGGACACCGGGCCCTCGGGCACATCCCCTACTCCACCGACGCCTGGGCCTCGTTCCTGCTCAGCCTCACGACGAACCGGCCCTGA
- the pulA gene encoding pullulanase-type alpha-1,6-glucosidase: protein MRPPHPPPARSRTGPRVPHATGAVRTATSGLLVLALAVPLLFGPAASAAALPVPAEPGGQDVGVDLTEQRAHWIDRTTVLWPGGTDPEHTYTLVSAADGGLDPADGEPAADTVLDLTPDPEGPDGDQRAAWPHLAYLAALTVEGANRPRVADALTGQLAVVERDGEGTVTAATGVQIPGVLDDVYADAADADLGAVWDSRGRPTVSLWAPTARSVSLELYDDATADTPRTVDMRRHPRTGVWSVKGRPDWSGLYYTFDVRVFSPSADEGRGAVVDNRVTDPYSVSLSTGSTRSHLVDLTDPELAPDGWSDLAKPAAVPPEAAAVHELHVRDHSASDATVPEELRGTYAAFGRPGSAGMRELAALAEDGVDYVHLLPVFDIGSVPEDPADRAEPSCDLDAFAPDSEEQQACVAGVRATDAFNWGYDPYHYTAPEGSYATDPEGAARVTEFRQMVAGLNGAGLRVVMDVVYNHTHQAGQDEQSVLDRIVPGYYHRLDADGGVATSTCCPNTAPEHLMMGRLVVDSVVTWARDHKIDGFRFDLMGHHPKQNMLDVRAALDGLTLEEDGVDGSSVLLYGEGWNFGEVADDARFEQATQANMAGTGIGTFNDRLRDGVRGGGPFDQDPGVQGFGSGLYTDPNGSPANGTEEEQLARLLGYQDLIKVGLAGNLRDYRFTDSSGREVTGAEVDYNGAPAGYTLAPGEAVTYVDAHDNETLYDALAYKLPQDTPMDDRVRMQALSLGTAVFGQGTVFVHAGSERLRSKSLDRNSYDSGDWFNRLNWDCADGNNFGVGLPPAWDNEDKWDYARPLLADPALVADCAAIEDSRERFGEMLRIRASTPAFSLGTAEAVQERVSFPTSGAGELPGVITMHVDTAGLEGGWSSVTVVFNATPETAEQSVPTLDGADVTLHPVQEESADEVVRTASFAADGGTLTVPPRTVAVFVAD from the coding sequence ATGAGGCCCCCGCACCCCCCGCCCGCGCGCTCGCGCACCGGACCCCGTGTCCCGCACGCCACCGGTGCCGTCCGCACCGCGACCTCCGGACTCCTCGTCCTGGCCCTCGCCGTCCCCCTGCTCTTCGGCCCCGCGGCGAGCGCCGCGGCCCTCCCGGTTCCGGCCGAGCCCGGCGGGCAGGACGTGGGCGTGGACCTCACCGAACAGCGCGCCCACTGGATCGACCGCACGACCGTGCTCTGGCCGGGCGGCACCGACCCCGAGCACACCTACACCCTCGTCTCCGCCGCCGACGGCGGCCTCGACCCCGCGGACGGGGAACCCGCCGCCGACACGGTCCTCGACCTGACCCCCGACCCGGAGGGCCCCGACGGCGACCAGCGCGCGGCCTGGCCGCACCTGGCCTACCTGGCGGCCCTGACCGTGGAGGGCGCCAACCGCCCGCGGGTGGCCGACGCGCTCACCGGGCAGCTCGCCGTCGTGGAGCGCGACGGCGAGGGCACGGTCACCGCCGCGACCGGTGTCCAGATCCCCGGCGTGCTGGACGACGTCTACGCGGACGCGGCCGACGCCGACCTCGGCGCCGTCTGGGACTCCCGCGGACGCCCGACCGTCTCGCTGTGGGCGCCCACCGCCCGGTCCGTCAGCCTGGAGCTGTACGACGACGCCACCGCGGACACCCCGCGCACCGTGGACATGCGGCGCCATCCCAGGACCGGCGTGTGGTCGGTCAAGGGCCGCCCGGACTGGTCGGGGCTCTACTACACCTTCGACGTGCGGGTGTTCTCCCCCTCCGCCGACGAGGGCCGGGGCGCCGTCGTGGACAACCGCGTCACCGACCCCTACAGCGTCTCGCTGTCCACCGGCTCCACCCGCTCCCACCTGGTCGACCTCACCGACCCGGAGCTGGCCCCCGACGGCTGGTCGGACCTGGCCAAGCCCGCCGCCGTGCCCCCCGAGGCGGCGGCGGTCCACGAACTCCACGTGCGCGACCACTCGGCCTCCGACGCGACCGTTCCCGAGGAGCTGCGCGGCACCTACGCGGCGTTCGGGCGGCCCGGATCCGCGGGTATGCGCGAGCTCGCCGCCCTGGCCGAGGACGGCGTCGACTACGTCCACCTGTTGCCCGTCTTCGACATCGGCTCGGTGCCCGAGGACCCGGCCGACCGCGCCGAGCCCTCCTGCGACCTGGACGCCTTCGCGCCCGACTCCGAGGAGCAGCAGGCGTGCGTCGCCGGGGTGCGCGCCACGGACGCCTTCAACTGGGGCTACGACCCGTACCACTACACGGCTCCCGAGGGCTCCTACGCCACCGACCCCGAGGGCGCGGCCCGCGTCACCGAGTTCCGGCAGATGGTGGCGGGCCTCAACGGCGCCGGACTGCGCGTGGTCATGGACGTGGTCTACAACCACACCCACCAGGCCGGACAGGACGAGCAGTCGGTCCTGGACCGGATCGTGCCCGGCTACTACCACCGCCTGGACGCGGACGGCGGCGTGGCCACGTCCACGTGCTGCCCCAACACGGCGCCCGAGCACCTCATGATGGGCAGGCTCGTCGTGGACTCGGTGGTCACCTGGGCCCGTGACCACAAGATCGACGGCTTCCGCTTCGACCTCATGGGACACCACCCCAAGCAGAACATGCTGGACGTGCGCGCGGCGCTGGACGGGCTCACGCTGGAGGAGGACGGGGTCGACGGGTCGTCGGTCCTGCTCTATGGCGAGGGATGGAACTTCGGCGAGGTCGCCGACGACGCCCGCTTCGAGCAGGCCACCCAGGCGAACATGGCCGGGACCGGCATCGGGACGTTCAACGACCGGCTGCGCGACGGCGTGCGCGGTGGCGGGCCCTTCGACCAGGACCCGGGCGTGCAGGGCTTCGGCTCGGGGCTCTACACCGACCCCAACGGATCGCCCGCCAACGGGACCGAGGAGGAACAGCTCGCGCGACTGCTCGGCTACCAGGACCTCATCAAGGTGGGGCTGGCGGGCAACTTGCGCGACTATCGGTTCACGGACTCCTCCGGCCGGGAGGTGACCGGCGCGGAGGTGGACTACAACGGCGCGCCGGCCGGGTACACCCTGGCCCCGGGCGAGGCCGTGACCTACGTGGACGCCCACGACAACGAGACCCTGTACGACGCGCTCGCCTACAAGCTGCCGCAGGACACCCCGATGGACGACCGGGTGCGGATGCAGGCGCTGTCCCTGGGAACCGCGGTGTTCGGGCAGGGCACGGTGTTCGTGCACGCCGGCAGCGAGAGGCTGCGCTCGAAGTCGCTGGACCGCAACTCCTACGACTCCGGTGACTGGTTCAACCGGCTGAACTGGGACTGCGCCGACGGCAACAACTTCGGCGTGGGGCTGCCCCCGGCCTGGGACAACGAGGACAAGTGGGACTACGCCCGGCCGCTGCTGGCCGACCCGGCGCTGGTCGCGGACTGCGCGGCCATCGAGGACAGCCGGGAGCGCTTCGGCGAGATGCTGCGGATCCGCGCGTCCACCCCGGCGTTCTCGCTGGGCACGGCCGAAGCGGTCCAGGAACGCGTGTCCTTCCCGACCAGCGGAGCCGGGGAGCTTCCCGGCGTCATCACGATGCACGTCGACACCGCCGGGCTGGAGGGCGGGTGGTCGTCGGTGACGGTCGTGTTCAACGCGACCCCCGAGACGGCGGAGCAGAGCGTGCCGACACTGGACGGCGCTGACGTGACCCTGCACCCGGTGCAGGAGGAGTCCGCCGACGAGGTCGTGCGCACCGCGTCCTTCGCCGCGGACGGCGGGACGCTGACCGTCCCGCCGCGCACCGTCGCCGTGTTCGTGGCGGACTGA
- a CDS encoding helix-turn-helix domain-containing protein, translated as MTSPSADPPGTDHDEQRIGGRIRALRNARGLSLRALADRLDISASALSQIERGKMRPSVTRLYQIMSELGEPMSAVFEGEEEASPDGDGPGWNGPPVAEGAPEAPPSRVLSDHVAVTRADDAAVLELHHGVRYRRLTPEQVPGMSYFESTYPPGAFSSQNAEYVRHSGHEVGLVVSGELVVDTGFDTHRLGPGDTISYPSTTPHRISNQSDVPAVAIWLNLP; from the coding sequence ATGACGAGCCCCTCTGCAGACCCTCCCGGCACCGACCACGACGAGCAGCGGATCGGCGGTCGCATCCGCGCCCTGCGCAACGCGCGCGGACTCTCCCTGCGCGCGCTCGCCGACAGGCTGGACATCAGCGCCAGCGCGCTGTCCCAGATCGAACGCGGCAAGATGCGCCCGTCGGTGACGCGCCTGTACCAGATCATGTCCGAGCTGGGCGAACCCATGTCCGCGGTCTTCGAAGGCGAGGAGGAGGCGTCGCCCGACGGGGACGGCCCCGGATGGAACGGGCCGCCGGTGGCGGAGGGGGCTCCGGAGGCGCCTCCCTCGCGGGTGCTGTCCGACCACGTGGCGGTCACCCGGGCCGACGACGCGGCCGTGCTGGAACTCCACCACGGGGTGCGCTACCGGCGGCTCACGCCGGAGCAGGTCCCCGGCATGAGCTACTTCGAGTCGACCTACCCGCCGGGTGCCTTCTCCAGCCAGAACGCGGAGTACGTGCGCCACAGCGGCCACGAGGTCGGCCTGGTGGTGAGCGGCGAGCTGGTGGTGGACACCGGGTTCGACACCCACCGGCTCGGTCCGGGCGACACCATCTCCTACCCCTCGACCACGCCGCACCGCATCTCCAACCAGTCCGACGTCCCCGCGGTCGCGATCTGGCTCAACCTGCCCTGA
- a CDS encoding aspartate/glutamate racemase family protein, which translates to MRILLVNVNTTDSVTEVIAGQARSVAAPGTEIVPLTPFFGPESVEGNFESYLSAVAVMDRVVSFDEPYDAVVQAGFGEHGREGLQELCDVPVIDITEAAAHLACLVGRRYSVVTSLDRTVPQILDRLALARLDGRCASVRSSGLGVLDIERDRAAATAAVAAQARAAVEEDGAEVVCLGCAGMAGLDEAVRAATDVPVIDGVTAAVPLAESLVRLGLSTSKIRTYARPRPKAVTGWPLHTRAVPTASTAAVPASAPPPRLGAALELP; encoded by the coding sequence ATGCGCATCCTGCTGGTGAACGTCAACACCACCGACTCCGTCACCGAGGTGATCGCCGGCCAGGCACGGTCGGTGGCCGCGCCCGGCACCGAGATCGTGCCGCTCACCCCCTTCTTCGGCCCGGAGTCCGTGGAGGGCAACTTCGAGAGCTACCTGTCCGCCGTCGCCGTGATGGACCGCGTCGTCTCCTTCGACGAACCCTATGACGCCGTCGTCCAGGCGGGGTTCGGCGAACACGGCCGCGAAGGGCTCCAGGAACTCTGCGACGTCCCCGTCATCGACATCACCGAGGCCGCCGCGCACCTGGCCTGCCTCGTCGGGCGCCGCTACTCCGTGGTGACCAGCCTCGACCGCACCGTCCCGCAGATCCTGGACCGGCTGGCCCTGGCCCGCCTCGACGGCCGCTGCGCCTCCGTCCGCTCCAGCGGCCTGGGCGTCCTGGACATCGAGCGCGACCGCGCGGCCGCCACAGCCGCCGTCGCCGCGCAGGCCCGCGCCGCCGTCGAGGAGGACGGCGCCGAGGTCGTCTGCCTGGGATGCGCCGGCATGGCCGGACTGGACGAGGCCGTCCGCGCCGCCACCGACGTCCCCGTCATCGACGGTGTCACCGCGGCGGTCCCCCTGGCCGAGTCCCTCGTGCGCCTGGGCCTGTCCACGAGCAAGATCCGCACCTACGCCCGGCCCCGTCCCAAGGCCGTGACCGGCTGGCCCCTGCACACCCGAGCCGTGCCGACCGCGTCCACGGCCGCCGTCCCAGCGTCCGCGCCCCCGCCCCGCCTGGGCGCCGCGCTCGAACTGCCCTGA
- a CDS encoding NCS1 family transporter, which translates to MEQPSVPPRSADRPADHLLEESILPTWLTQRPIGLWGFIWIWVGLAVVIVTFQYGANGVEGGVTLPVVMAIVLTATMTLAIVMTLTADIGTEHGLSFAVYLRAPFGTIGTHLPSVSRGIVAACWFGIQTYLGALAINGLVEYWTGFSSWPLWYAVFLVVQVINVALGIKAIERLAAVAAPCILAISLWMYFTLDGIAELEGANIWTFAGSGDTSLAALFIVNMAVWAPVSVDIPNITRFVATPSGERRFLRRNRNILIAQFVVLPVMQMWIAFIGAVSVIVTGNWNPIDVIQGESTGFVLGILLVMIVLAQWSTNTAANVVPAALNFVNALAPWLSYRYGVVMAGVVATAVMPWLLLDNLFTFLSYYGGFIAAIAGIMIADFHLIRRRRLNVPHLFRSDGQYRYVRGVNPAALIAWGTASVAALFALDYAYVIGFPIAFTVYLVLMRVWILPRFPQAELSPSGPDDFLATSTGRSWVHDPDTGGFDLVPTDRLADRATGREDI; encoded by the coding sequence ATGGAACAACCGTCCGTTCCTCCGCGATCGGCCGACCGCCCGGCCGACCACCTCCTCGAAGAGTCGATCCTGCCCACCTGGCTGACCCAGCGCCCCATCGGGCTGTGGGGCTTCATCTGGATCTGGGTCGGGCTGGCCGTGGTCATCGTGACCTTCCAGTACGGCGCCAACGGTGTCGAGGGCGGTGTGACCCTGCCCGTGGTCATGGCCATCGTCCTCACGGCCACGATGACGCTCGCGATCGTCATGACCCTCACCGCCGACATCGGCACCGAGCACGGCCTGTCCTTCGCCGTCTACCTGCGCGCGCCGTTCGGCACCATCGGCACCCACCTGCCCTCCGTCTCGCGCGGGATCGTCGCCGCCTGCTGGTTCGGCATCCAGACCTACCTGGGCGCGCTGGCCATCAACGGGCTCGTGGAGTACTGGACCGGGTTCAGCTCGTGGCCGCTGTGGTACGCGGTGTTCCTGGTGGTCCAGGTGATCAACGTGGCCCTGGGCATCAAGGCGATCGAGCGCCTGGCCGCCGTCGCCGCGCCCTGCATCCTGGCCATCTCCCTGTGGATGTACTTCACGCTCGACGGCATCGCCGAGCTGGAGGGAGCCAACATCTGGACGTTCGCGGGCAGCGGCGACACCTCGCTCGCGGCACTGTTCATCGTCAACATGGCGGTGTGGGCGCCGGTCTCCGTCGACATCCCCAACATCACCCGGTTCGTGGCCACGCCCTCCGGCGAGCGCCGCTTCCTGCGCCGCAACCGCAACATCCTCATCGCGCAGTTCGTGGTGCTGCCGGTGATGCAGATGTGGATCGCGTTCATCGGCGCGGTCTCGGTCATCGTCACCGGGAACTGGAACCCCATCGACGTCATCCAGGGCGAGAGCACGGGCTTCGTGCTCGGCATCCTGCTGGTGATGATCGTGCTGGCCCAGTGGTCGACCAACACCGCGGCCAACGTCGTGCCGGCGGCGCTGAACTTCGTCAACGCCCTGGCCCCGTGGCTGTCCTACCGGTACGGAGTGGTCATGGCCGGCGTGGTCGCCACCGCCGTCATGCCGTGGCTGCTGCTGGACAACCTCTTCACGTTCCTCAGCTACTACGGCGGCTTCATCGCGGCGATCGCCGGGATCATGATCGCCGACTTCCACCTCATCCGCCGGCGCCGCCTCAACGTGCCGCACCTGTTCCGCTCCGACGGCCAGTACCGCTACGTCCGGGGCGTCAACCCGGCGGCACTGATCGCCTGGGGCACCGCCTCCGTCGCCGCCCTGTTCGCCCTCGACTACGCCTACGTCATCGGCTTCCCGATCGCCTTCACGGTCTACCTCGTGCTCATGCGGGTGTGGATCCTGCCGCGCTTCCCGCAGGCGGAGCTCTCCCCGTCGGGGCCGGACGACTTCCTGGCCACCAGCACCGGGCGCAGCTGGGTGCACGACCCCGACACCGGCGGATTCGACCTCGTGCCGACCGACCGGCTGGCCGACCGCGCCACCGGGCGCGAGGACATCTGA